A genome region from Euzebyales bacterium includes the following:
- a CDS encoding FAD-dependent oxidoreductase gives MTDVPATEAVCDEMCTVDVAVIGGGTAGLSGAVTLARSRRSVLVIDAEQPRNATATHLHNFLTRDGADPSQLLAIGRDEVRRFGGRIVIGAVTSAARPGGDRFRLTLDDGSLVSARRLLVATGLVDDLPPVRGLADRWGRDVLSCPYCHGWEVRDQTIGVLATTPSADASALLWRQLSVDVVLFTHTAPRPDDAERERLNARGVRIVDGHVAELEVHDDRLTGVRLDDGPTVACDVLAVAPTFAARADLLVELGLPTADMQIADHVIGTFVAADDTGATDVRGVWVAGNVADPRATLIGSAAAGVRAAAGINADLVAEDTDRALDGHRLQARHAVVDGDTADSYWDRFHAQPHPHWSGGANATLVHEMADVAPGTALDLGCGEGGDAIWLAQRGWRVTAVDISRAVLDRARDRAVRADVAERITWLHRDLADWQPTGAFDLVSIHYLHSPVDLPRSSILGTAAAAVAPGGVLLIVGHVGTPPAHAHRGPATRFPTPDEVLADLDVDTTHWQVERAAIIPRETTDDADRPHAGTDAVVRIRRT, from the coding sequence ATGACCGACGTGCCTGCGACCGAAGCGGTCTGCGACGAGATGTGCACCGTCGACGTGGCGGTCATCGGAGGCGGCACGGCCGGACTGAGCGGCGCCGTGACCCTCGCGCGATCCCGACGCAGCGTGCTGGTGATCGACGCCGAGCAGCCGCGCAACGCGACAGCCACCCACCTGCACAACTTCCTGACACGCGACGGCGCCGACCCGTCGCAGCTGCTGGCGATCGGCCGCGACGAGGTCCGCCGATTCGGCGGTCGGATCGTGATCGGCGCCGTGACGTCCGCGGCACGGCCCGGCGGGGACCGGTTCCGTTTGACGCTCGACGACGGGTCACTGGTGTCGGCGCGCCGGCTGCTGGTCGCGACGGGTCTGGTCGATGATCTGCCCCCGGTCCGCGGTCTGGCAGATCGGTGGGGTCGCGACGTGCTGTCGTGCCCCTACTGCCACGGCTGGGAGGTCCGCGACCAGACGATCGGCGTCCTGGCCACAACGCCGTCGGCGGACGCATCCGCCTTGTTGTGGCGTCAGCTGAGCGTCGATGTGGTGCTGTTCACCCACACCGCGCCGAGGCCCGACGATGCCGAGCGCGAGCGGCTGAACGCGCGCGGCGTGCGCATCGTCGACGGCCACGTCGCCGAGCTCGAGGTGCACGACGACCGGCTGACCGGCGTGCGGCTGGACGACGGACCGACGGTCGCATGCGACGTGCTCGCCGTCGCACCGACGTTCGCCGCCCGCGCGGACCTGCTCGTGGAGTTGGGACTGCCGACCGCCGACATGCAGATCGCTGACCATGTCATCGGGACGTTCGTGGCGGCGGACGACACGGGCGCGACGGACGTTCGTGGCGTGTGGGTTGCCGGCAACGTCGCCGACCCCCGTGCCACGCTGATCGGCTCGGCTGCCGCCGGCGTGAGGGCCGCCGCCGGAATCAACGCCGACCTGGTTGCCGAGGACACCGACCGGGCGCTGGACGGGCACCGCCTGCAGGCGCGCCACGCCGTCGTCGACGGTGACACCGCGGACAGCTACTGGGACAGGTTCCACGCCCAGCCGCACCCGCACTGGTCGGGCGGAGCGAACGCAACGCTGGTCCACGAGATGGCCGACGTGGCGCCCGGCACCGCGCTCGACCTCGGCTGCGGGGAGGGCGGAGATGCCATCTGGCTCGCACAGCGCGGCTGGAGGGTCACCGCGGTCGACATCTCGCGTGCCGTCCTCGACCGCGCGCGCGACCGGGCCGTCAGGGCCGACGTCGCCGAACGCATCACCTGGCTCCACCGCGACCTCGCGGACTGGCAGCCGACCGGGGCGTTCGACCTCGTGTCGATCCACTACCTGCACTCACCCGTCGACCTGCCGCGCAGCAGTATCCTGGGGACGGCGGCGGCCGCCGTCGCACCCGGCGGTGTCCTACTGATCGTCGGACACGTCGGTACACCGCCCGCGCACGCGCATCGCGGACCTGCCACCCGGTTCCCGACCCCCGACGAGGTCCTCGCCGACCTCGACGTTGACACTACGCACTGGCAGGTCGAGCGCGCAGCCATCATCCCCCGCGAGACCACGGACGACGCCGACCGCCCCCACGCCGGCACCGACGCCGTCGTCCGGATCCGTCGCACCTGA
- the fahA gene encoding fumarylacetoacetase, whose product MATWVPLPDDSGFGVDNLPYGVFAPTDGPARAGVRIGDHVLDLAAVLDDPTFAAATLNPFMAQGPRRWGEVRGRVTDLLTDERHRRRVEPLLTPIHDVAMLLPFTVADYVDYYSSLHHASNVGRMFRPDDEPLKPNWRHLPVAYHGRSGTVVASGTPIVRPCGQSRPPSADRPSFGPSTRLDIEAEVGFVVGAPSRLGTRVGVDAFAEHVFGVVLVNDWSARDIQAWEYVPLGPYLGKSFATSVSRWVVPLAALDAARVRPPSQDPPVLDYLCGAEDRGLDLTLEVRLNGDVVSRPPFAQMYWTPAQQLAHMTVNGASLRTGDLYASGTVSGPERDQRGSLLELTWNGTEPLTLADGSTRTFLEDGDTVAISATAPGSGGGRIDLAAVTGTIAPAA is encoded by the coding sequence ATGGCGACGTGGGTGCCGCTGCCCGACGACTCCGGGTTCGGCGTCGACAACCTGCCGTACGGCGTCTTCGCCCCGACGGACGGACCGGCCCGCGCGGGCGTGCGCATCGGTGACCACGTGCTCGACCTCGCCGCTGTGCTCGACGACCCGACGTTCGCCGCTGCGACCCTCAACCCGTTCATGGCGCAGGGACCGCGACGCTGGGGCGAGGTGCGGGGACGTGTCACCGATCTGCTGACCGACGAGCGCCACCGGCGACGGGTCGAGCCACTGCTGACGCCCATCCACGACGTGGCCATGCTGCTGCCGTTCACGGTCGCCGACTACGTCGATTACTACTCCTCGCTGCACCACGCGAGCAACGTCGGGCGCATGTTCCGACCCGACGATGAGCCCCTCAAGCCGAACTGGCGTCACCTGCCGGTCGCGTACCACGGACGGTCGGGCACGGTGGTCGCGTCCGGCACGCCGATCGTGCGGCCATGCGGCCAGTCACGGCCGCCGAGCGCTGACCGGCCGTCGTTCGGGCCCAGTACGCGGCTCGACATCGAGGCCGAGGTCGGCTTCGTCGTTGGTGCGCCCAGCCGACTGGGGACCCGCGTCGGCGTCGACGCATTCGCCGAGCACGTGTTCGGCGTGGTCCTGGTCAACGACTGGAGCGCGCGGGACATCCAGGCGTGGGAGTACGTGCCGCTGGGTCCGTACCTGGGCAAGTCGTTCGCCACCAGCGTGTCGCGGTGGGTCGTGCCGCTGGCGGCGCTCGACGCCGCACGCGTCCGGCCCCCGTCGCAGGATCCGCCCGTGCTGGACTACCTGTGTGGCGCCGAGGACCGGGGTCTCGATCTGACGCTGGAGGTCCGGCTGAACGGCGACGTGGTGTCACGACCGCCGTTCGCGCAGATGTACTGGACGCCGGCACAGCAACTGGCGCACATGACCGTCAACGGTGCCAGCCTGAGGACGGGCGACCTGTACGCATCCGGCACCGTGTCCGGGCCAGAGCGCGATCAGCGCGGCTCGCTGCTCGAGCTCACGTGGAACGGCACCGAGCCCCTGACGCTCGCTGACGGCTCCACGCGCACCTTCCTCGAGGACGGCGACACCGTCGCGATCAGCGCCACCGCGCCCGGTTCCGGCGGCGGACGGATCGACCTGGCCGCTGTGACCGGCACGATCGCGCCGGCCGCCTGA
- a CDS encoding FAD-dependent monooxygenase, protein MTTHQRDGADDRVVIAGAGPVGMIAALLLARWGVPSVLLEVKPSREAIGSKAICFQRDVLDILDRVGVARSAVDEGVTWYHGLTFYRDHQLFEITFPQVGQSAFPPFINLSQSTLEDLLFAQVDAEPLIEVRFDTRVIGLSQDDAGVSVDVARGAGSATVGGAYLLGCDGAHSAVRKLLGLPFEGHSFTEQFLIADIRADLPFPTERRFYFDPEWNPGRQVLVHPQPHSLWRIDWQVPADFDLDHAQSSGELDRRIRRIAGDADYDIDWVSVYRFHQRIVPTYRVGRVLLAGDAAHLMSPFGARGLNSGAQDADNAAWKLAFALRGWAGDDLLDSYDVERHAAGVENIRVTGETMRFLAPQDERQWARRRALLEQAIDDPDVRAQVNSGRLAEPFWYLDSPLTTPAGPTDDFPREAAVARPVVPGVLCPDAPCRPAAQPGVTRLRELFGDAFVLLLNADDARPDVSGVACPVTSHRLGDLAGDHGKVLADVLDLAAGEALVVRPDGHIAAVVEACDGAAIVAAVERACGHRVAAS, encoded by the coding sequence ATGACCACGCACCAGCGGGACGGAGCCGACGATCGCGTCGTGATCGCCGGTGCCGGGCCGGTCGGCATGATCGCTGCGCTGCTCCTGGCGCGGTGGGGCGTGCCCAGCGTGCTGCTGGAGGTCAAGCCGTCGCGTGAGGCGATCGGGTCGAAGGCGATCTGCTTCCAACGCGACGTGCTCGACATCCTCGACCGGGTCGGCGTCGCCCGTTCTGCCGTCGACGAGGGCGTCACCTGGTACCACGGGCTCACGTTCTACCGCGACCACCAGTTGTTCGAGATCACGTTCCCACAGGTCGGGCAGAGCGCGTTCCCGCCGTTCATCAACCTCAGCCAGAGCACGCTGGAGGACCTGCTGTTCGCGCAGGTCGACGCGGAGCCGCTGATCGAGGTGCGGTTCGATACCCGGGTCATCGGTTTGTCGCAGGACGACGCCGGCGTGTCGGTCGACGTCGCCCGTGGCGCGGGATCGGCGACGGTCGGCGGGGCATACCTGCTGGGGTGCGACGGCGCCCACAGTGCCGTCCGCAAGCTCCTCGGGCTGCCCTTCGAGGGCCACTCGTTCACCGAGCAGTTCCTGATCGCCGACATCCGCGCCGACCTGCCGTTCCCGACCGAACGGCGCTTCTACTTCGACCCCGAGTGGAACCCTGGCCGACAGGTGCTCGTCCATCCGCAGCCGCACTCGCTGTGGCGCATCGACTGGCAGGTCCCCGCCGACTTCGACCTCGACCACGCTCAGTCATCCGGTGAGCTGGACCGGCGCATCCGTAGGATCGCCGGTGACGCCGACTACGACATCGACTGGGTGTCGGTGTACCGCTTCCACCAACGCATCGTGCCGACCTACCGCGTGGGTCGCGTGCTGCTCGCAGGTGACGCCGCCCACCTGATGTCACCGTTCGGCGCCCGCGGGCTCAACTCCGGCGCCCAGGACGCCGACAACGCGGCATGGAAGCTCGCATTCGCGCTGCGCGGCTGGGCCGGTGACGACCTGCTCGACAGCTACGACGTCGAACGCCACGCGGCCGGTGTCGAGAACATCCGCGTGACGGGTGAGACGATGCGCTTCCTGGCACCGCAGGACGAGCGGCAGTGGGCCCGTCGCCGCGCGCTGCTGGAGCAGGCGATCGACGACCCCGACGTGCGTGCGCAGGTGAACTCGGGCAGGCTGGCCGAGCCGTTCTGGTACCTCGACTCGCCGCTGACGACCCCCGCGGGGCCAACCGACGACTTTCCGCGCGAGGCGGCCGTCGCGCGCCCGGTCGTGCCGGGTGTGCTGTGCCCGGACGCCCCCTGCCGTCCGGCGGCGCAGCCCGGCGTGACCAGACTGCGGGAGCTGTTCGGCGACGCCTTCGTGCTGCTGCTCAACGCTGACGATGCGCGGCCCGACGTGTCCGGTGTCGCATGCCCGGTGACCAGCCATCGGCTGGGCGACCTGGCCGGCGACCACGGCAAGGTGCTCGCCGACGTGCTCGACCTCGCAGCGGGCGAGGCGTTGGTCGTGCGCCCCGACGGTCACATCGCCGCGGTCGTCGAGGCATGCGACGGGGCCGCGATCGTCGCGGCCGTCGAGCGTGCGTGCGGGCACCGGGTGGCGGCCTCGTGA
- a CDS encoding XRE family transcriptional regulator — protein sequence MDDDVTTTLRTIGPRLRSLRQQQDRTLEQVAEATGISVSTLSRLESGQRRPLLEHLLPLARTYRVPLDELVDTPTAPDPRVRTRPLTRHGRTFYPLTRSHGTPQAYKIVIPAPSADRAAAAPELQVHTGYEWLYVLSGRLRLQLGEHDLLLDAGEAAEFDTRVPHALSSAGPGPVELLTLFGPDGERMHVRARPSGR from the coding sequence ATGGACGACGACGTCACAACGACGCTGCGGACCATCGGACCCCGACTGCGCTCATTGCGTCAACAGCAGGACCGCACGCTCGAACAGGTCGCCGAGGCGACCGGCATCTCGGTCAGCACGCTGTCGCGCCTGGAGTCGGGACAGCGCCGGCCGCTGCTCGAGCACCTCCTGCCGCTCGCGCGCACGTACCGGGTGCCGCTCGATGAGCTCGTGGACACGCCGACCGCGCCTGACCCGCGGGTCCGGACGCGGCCGCTGACCCGTCACGGCCGGACGTTCTACCCACTGACACGCAGCCACGGCACGCCGCAGGCATACAAGATCGTCATCCCGGCGCCGAGCGCGGACCGCGCTGCCGCCGCGCCGGAGCTGCAGGTCCATACCGGCTATGAGTGGCTGTACGTGCTGTCGGGCCGGCTGCGCCTGCAACTCGGCGAGCATGATCTGCTGCTCGACGCCGGCGAGGCCGCCGAGTTCGACACCCGAGTGCCGCACGCGTTGAGCAGCGCAGGACCCGGGCCGGTCGAGCTGCTCACGCTGTTCGGTCCGG
- the hmgA gene encoding homogentisate 1,2-dioxygenase, with translation MAVDTSRAEPSARRPLRQPDYLSGFGNEHASEAEPGALPHGQNNPQQPPLGLYTEQLSGTAFTVGNARNRRTWLYRIRPSVRHAWRFTETDNHMIRTGPNREADPPIGQLRWDPPPFPDHPTTFLTGLHTVATNGDTHTQVGMAAHVYMASESMTDTYVYDADGELLVVPQDGRVRFVTECGVLVVAPGEIAVMPRGMVFRVELVDDMARGYVCENYGTYFELPERGPIGANGLANPRDFLYPTAAYEDTDASGELYVKFDGRLFVVETDHSPLDVVGWHGNHLPYKYDLATFNVIGSISFDHPDPSIFTVLTAPSPDPGIANVDFVVFTDRWLVGEHTFRPPYYHKNIMSEFMGIVHGVYDAKEEGFSPGGMSLHNMYFPHGPDHGAWLKATSGDQQPQKLADTLSFMFETRYPLIPTAYAGSIPALQDDYPTVWHQMERHFTGPDARG, from the coding sequence ATGGCCGTTGACACATCGAGAGCAGAGCCGTCCGCGCGGCGACCCCTCCGTCAGCCTGACTACCTGTCGGGGTTCGGCAACGAGCACGCGTCGGAGGCTGAGCCGGGGGCGCTGCCGCACGGACAGAACAACCCGCAGCAGCCGCCACTTGGCCTGTACACCGAGCAGTTGTCGGGCACCGCCTTCACGGTCGGCAACGCGCGCAACCGCAGGACGTGGCTGTACAGGATCCGGCCGTCGGTACGTCACGCGTGGCGGTTCACCGAGACCGACAACCACATGATCCGGACGGGTCCCAACCGTGAGGCCGACCCGCCGATCGGACAGCTGCGGTGGGACCCACCGCCGTTCCCGGACCACCCGACGACGTTCCTGACGGGTCTGCACACGGTCGCCACCAACGGCGACACCCACACCCAGGTCGGCATGGCCGCCCACGTGTACATGGCCTCGGAGTCGATGACCGACACCTACGTCTACGACGCCGACGGCGAGCTCCTGGTGGTGCCGCAGGACGGCCGGGTGCGCTTCGTGACCGAGTGCGGCGTGCTCGTCGTCGCGCCCGGCGAGATCGCCGTGATGCCGCGCGGCATGGTGTTCCGCGTCGAACTCGTCGACGACATGGCCCGCGGCTACGTCTGCGAGAACTACGGCACCTACTTCGAACTGCCCGAGCGCGGTCCGATCGGCGCCAACGGACTGGCGAACCCCCGCGACTTCCTGTACCCGACCGCCGCGTACGAGGACACCGACGCGTCCGGGGAGCTGTACGTCAAGTTCGACGGTCGCCTGTTCGTGGTCGAGACCGACCACTCACCGCTGGACGTCGTGGGCTGGCACGGCAACCACCTGCCGTACAAGTACGACCTGGCGACCTTCAACGTGATCGGGTCGATCAGCTTCGACCATCCTGACCCCTCGATCTTCACGGTGCTGACCGCGCCATCGCCCGACCCGGGCATCGCCAACGTCGACTTCGTGGTGTTCACAGACCGGTGGCTGGTGGGGGAGCACACGTTCCGGCCGCCCTACTACCACAAGAACATCATGTCGGAGTTCATGGGCATCGTGCACGGCGTGTACGACGCCAAGGAGGAGGGGTTCTCGCCGGGGGGGATGAGCCTGCACAACATGTACTTTCCGCACGGCCCGGACCACGGTGCCTGGCTGAAGGCGACCTCGGGTGACCAGCAGCCGCAGAAGCTGGCCGACACGCTGTCGTTCATGTTCGAGACGCGTTATCCGTTGATCCCGACCGCCTACGCCGGGTCGATCCCCGCCCTGCAGGACGACTATCCCACGGTGTGGCACCAAATGGAGCGTCACTTCACCGGACCGGATGCGCGAGGGTGA
- a CDS encoding MBL fold metallo-hydrolase, with amino-acid sequence MTTTGPKPFASSADTDATDEALEILADGVYALTAGGDPTVGAIEGADFLVCFEARATPHMADKWLRQLREHTDKPVRYLVLSHYHAVRTLGAAAFDADAIIAHRNTRALIAERGMQDWESEAGRMPRLFEGADTIPGLTWPGLVFSDELVIDLGEGRGDLELAYCGHGHTEGDIIAWLPDHRILFAGDLVESRAALYTGDAYHREWSTGTLERVAGYGATTLVGGRGEVAHGAGAVDAAIDQTRQFLDVLQREVGTVHARGGTLKEAFDAAHAALHDAYGHWPIFEHCMPFDVARLWDELDGIERPRIWTAERDREVWTQLQG; translated from the coding sequence GTGACCACGACAGGACCGAAGCCGTTCGCCTCGTCCGCCGACACCGACGCGACCGACGAGGCGCTGGAGATCCTCGCCGACGGTGTCTACGCACTGACGGCGGGAGGAGACCCGACGGTCGGCGCCATCGAGGGCGCCGACTTCCTCGTGTGCTTCGAGGCGCGCGCCACGCCGCACATGGCCGACAAGTGGCTGCGGCAGCTGCGCGAGCACACCGACAAGCCGGTCCGCTACCTGGTGCTGTCGCACTACCACGCGGTGCGCACCCTGGGCGCGGCCGCCTTCGACGCCGACGCGATCATCGCGCACCGCAACACCCGCGCGCTGATCGCCGAACGGGGCATGCAGGACTGGGAGTCCGAAGCCGGGCGGATGCCCCGGCTGTTCGAGGGAGCGGACACGATCCCGGGGCTGACGTGGCCCGGCCTCGTGTTCTCCGACGAGCTCGTGATCGACCTCGGTGAGGGCAGAGGGGATCTCGAGCTCGCCTACTGCGGGCACGGCCACACCGAGGGCGACATCATCGCGTGGCTGCCCGACCACCGGATCCTGTTCGCCGGCGACCTCGTGGAGTCCAGGGCCGCTCTGTACACCGGTGACGCCTACCACCGCGAGTGGTCGACGGGCACGCTCGAGCGCGTCGCCGGCTACGGCGCGACCACTCTGGTCGGCGGTCGCGGGGAGGTGGCGCACGGCGCCGGCGCCGTCGACGCCGCGATCGATCAGACCCGGCAGTTCCTCGACGTCCTGCAACGTGAGGTCGGCACCGTGCACGCCCGGGGCGGCACGTTGAAGGAGGCGTTCGACGCCGCGCACGCTGCGCTCCACGACGCGTACGGGCACTGGCCCATCTTCGAGCACTGCATGCCCTTCGACGTCGCGCGCCTGTGGGACGAGCTCGATGGCATCGAGCGTCCGCGCATCTGGACGGCTGAGCGCGACCGCGAGGTCTGGACGCAGCTGCAGGGCTGA
- a CDS encoding zinc-dependent alcohol dehydrogenase family protein has protein sequence MRALVYHGPGSKAWEEVPDPQITQATDAVVQVDTTTICGTDLHILKGDVPAVTDGRVLGHEGVGTVTDVGSAVNSLAVGDRVIISCINACGSCAYCQQRLPSHCLADEGTSGIGWILGHLIDGTQAEYVRVPFADTSLYKLPDGVGDEAALMLSDILPTGFEIGVRNGGVKPGDVVAVVGAGPVGLAAIMTVGLYGASRVVAIDLDANRREVAEAFGATDSVDSGGDGWRDAVMAMTDGLGVDVAIEAVGVPATFEMCTQLIRPGGAVANVGVHGAPAELALQDLWIKDVSITTGLVSATTTAMLLKLVAQGKLHPEQFVTHRFQLGEIIDAYDTFGRAAETKALKVALAR, from the coding sequence ATGAGAGCGCTCGTCTACCACGGACCTGGCAGCAAGGCCTGGGAGGAGGTCCCCGACCCACAGATCACCCAGGCCACCGACGCAGTCGTGCAGGTCGACACGACGACCATCTGCGGCACCGACCTGCACATCCTCAAGGGCGACGTGCCGGCGGTCACGGACGGCCGCGTCCTCGGCCATGAGGGCGTGGGCACCGTGACCGACGTCGGGTCGGCGGTCAACAGCCTGGCCGTCGGTGACCGGGTGATCATCTCGTGCATCAATGCGTGCGGGTCGTGCGCCTACTGCCAGCAGCGGCTGCCCTCCCACTGCCTCGCCGACGAGGGCACGTCCGGGATCGGGTGGATCCTCGGGCACCTGATCGACGGCACGCAGGCCGAGTACGTGCGGGTGCCCTTCGCCGACACGTCGCTGTACAAGCTGCCCGACGGCGTGGGCGACGAGGCCGCGCTGATGCTGTCGGACATCCTGCCCACGGGTTTCGAGATCGGTGTCCGCAACGGTGGGGTGAAGCCGGGTGACGTCGTCGCGGTGGTCGGCGCAGGACCGGTGGGTCTTGCGGCGATCATGACCGTCGGGTTGTACGGCGCGTCGCGCGTGGTCGCCATTGACCTGGACGCCAACCGACGCGAGGTCGCCGAGGCGTTCGGTGCCACCGACAGCGTTGACAGCGGGGGCGATGGATGGCGGGACGCAGTGATGGCGATGACCGACGGGCTGGGCGTGGACGTGGCGATCGAGGCGGTCGGCGTGCCGGCCACCTTCGAGATGTGCACGCAGCTCATCCGTCCCGGTGGCGCGGTCGCCAACGTCGGTGTGCACGGCGCACCAGCAGAGTTGGCGCTGCAGGACCTGTGGATCAAGGACGTGTCGATCACGACAGGGCTGGTCAGCGCCACGACGACCGCGATGCTGCTCAAGCTGGTCGCGCAGGGCAAGCTGCACCCCGAGCAGTTCGTCACGCACCGCTTCCAACTGGGCGAGATCATCGACGCCTACGACACGTTCGGCCGCGCCGCCGAGACGAAGGCGTTGAAGGTCGCACTCGCGCGCTGA
- a CDS encoding nitroreductase family protein, with amino-acid sequence METWDAIRARRNVRAYDHRPIRAADLDRVLEAGRRAPSSRNRQRWDFVVCTDRDQLRQLAEVWRGAGHVADSAATVGLVTDASGDWSVAYDLGQATMSMMLAAADLGIGSGHAAVHDQALAHRLLGLPDDRQLAWLIAFGYPAGRPLRPVEQPDRRPFDDVVHRGGW; translated from the coding sequence ATGGAGACGTGGGATGCGATCCGCGCACGGCGCAACGTCCGCGCGTACGACCATCGGCCGATCCGCGCCGCCGACCTCGACCGGGTGCTCGAGGCGGGACGGCGGGCGCCGTCGTCCCGTAATCGGCAGCGCTGGGACTTCGTGGTGTGTACGGACCGCGACCAGCTCCGGCAGCTCGCGGAGGTGTGGAGGGGCGCCGGACACGTTGCGGACTCGGCCGCGACCGTGGGGCTGGTCACGGACGCCTCGGGTGACTGGTCAGTCGCGTACGACCTCGGGCAGGCCACGATGTCGATGATGCTGGCCGCCGCCGACCTGGGCATCGGCAGCGGCCACGCTGCCGTCCACGACCAGGCGCTCGCACACCGCCTGCTGGGACTCCCCGACGATCGGCAGCTTGCGTGGCTGATCGCGTTCGGATACCCGGCCGGCCGCCCGTTGCGCCCCGTCGAGCAGCCCGATCGCAGGCCGTTCGACGACGTCGTCCACCGCGGCGGCTGGTAG